TGTCTTATCATAAGGCAGTTCATCTAAATTAATTTCTCTCTGAACACAAGACTGCAGCAGACTAGCATTAGTAGAATTTGATTGCTTGTGTGTAACGGGTGGCCATGAAGTGCCTGCATCACGTAGAAATAAATAGCGCGCGATTTGGCCGCTATAGCGGCACGGAAGCCTCGGTGCAACGCTATAACAATTGCCGCGAAATCAACGTTAATCTCTAATTTTGCATTAATTCTTCATTATATAACAGATACGTTTAGATATGGCGCTAAAATTTTGTACGCGAATGCGGCGCAATGGCGGCTGCGATTGCGGCTGGAGGATGCCGCAGCGAAATGATTTAGCGTGCGATTTAAAACCTTGCTGCATCATTATCTTAATCTAACGATCGTTTCTTTTTCTCATAATACCATTTCGCCTAGATCAATCAATCATTCAAAGTACAAAGAAAAACCAATCAGAACATTAAGGATTATGCTAGACACTAGACGCTAGACAGGACTTAGAATGGAGGGAAATCAGGTGCTCACTTACCTCAATTTTCAGAGCTCGGCAGGTAGACGGCTAGTCAGATTGCCGCTGCTGTCGCCGGCGTCCGGCATCTGCGTGATGGACGATGTGAGACGAAGGAATTACGGGATTCAGAGTGGGgttttccttgttttggttGTCAGATAACGGAACGACGCGAGATTGCATAAGAATTGGAGTTGAATACAAGACGCTGCCGCCGTGCGTGTAGAGGGTGCAGACAAATCGATCGTTCGGGATTGCTAGCTGGGCTGTTAGTTGTCTAGTTGGGCTGACTTACCACTGAGTAAATCGGCTCCAGCCCAGCAGCACGAGATCGATGGGTTCGACCGTGATTTTTGGTTGGATTCGGCCGAGTAACTATGTGTCTATTTCTATGTTACCAGCAAAAGTTATTGGTGTCTGGGAGCACCCAACGCCTCCATGGCAGCTCCGCCCCTGAATTCaaccattttttgttttgaactgAGCAAGATTTTGACAATGTAGCGAGATAAAAGTAACAGGGTGGCATGCTTACTATTTTCGCTGAAATGACCAGCTGCAAGTTGCAGCCACACTGAAGTACTGAACACCCATCCAATGATTTGTTGGAACAAAACCATCTCATCTAGGTGCTCTGAGCTATGAACCATTGTGAAACATGCGTACTTGAGAAGGAAGCTAGGTTTGTGCACCCAGTCGCACGGTGTATCTTTGTGCCAGCCTTGAAATAGGTTGGGGACACTATACAGTGCTTAGTTTCAACTCAATGTTCTTGTACTGGTAGTGTTTAGGTgcgttgggacttgggagtgTGCCTTATATATTCAATTTTCCTTAATACTCCGGCGCGCCAAATCGCTGGAAGCTGGACGCAACTGTCTGACACTGTAAGCTCCAGTAAACATTGGCTCGTGCTTGCCCGAATTCGCTAAATTCACAAGATTTGAAAGTAGAAAATCACGAGAAACTTGACAGACAAACGCCCAAATCAGATTCCCTTGGACGGCAGCCTTTTCGTACAGTATCGCTacaagctgctgctgttccTGAACAACCATCCGGCTCAATCCCTTGAATCTGCTTATAAGTTCTCCATTTCAAAACAGGACCCAGGGGAACCAACCCAATTAGGCCGTATCAAAACCTCAAATAGCTGGTTACGAAGAATGTGGTCTAGTACGCGCAAAAGCGAGCAAACCATTttctccccttcctcttcatATTTCGCACTTTGCAACCATAAAAAAGGCAAGTTCTTCTCTAAGTTAACACTGCCTCTTTGACATTATATATATGGTACATTTTATTTGTGAGCTGTGTAGCTTCCCGACTATGAATGGCGCTCAATATTAGTGAGTGCCAGATGATGAGTAGCATAAAATTTACAACTTGCATTTCCCGGGAACACAGGATACGAAAGTGCCATCAGTTAAAAGGGACCACGGGCAAAATGTGTGGCAGTGAACTGAACGAAAAGGAATCTAACATCAGATATTAAACACACAATGTTTTATGATTAACAGAACACAAAGGAATCTAACATCAGAACTAAACCATTTTGAACTCAGTAGGCAACAAATCTACCGAGGATACCTTGAAGATAACATCATCTCTTCTTCCATACTGAATTGTCTGGACGATTCTTCGGTGGTTGTTTGATCTTCAGTTTGTGGACAATTGATCACAATACCATTCTCCTCAACTCCCTCGACCACCGTGTTAGCTAACACATCCTGATTGGATGCTCGAATGGCTTCAAGAGTCAACTCCACTTGCCTCATGACCGGGCGATCCTCTCCACTTAATTTTACACATGTTACTGCAAGTGTCGCAACTGCTTCCACTTCTTTGCCTCCCTCTTCCATAACCTGTGGGTCTAGTATCTGCGACAGATTTCCTTCTGCAAACAAGGCAGCGAAATGTGCAACGAGGCCATCACCTTTAGGCGACATGTATGAAAATGGCTTCTTTCTAGTCAACAGTTCAACAAGAAGGACTCCAAAACTGTAAACATCGCTCTTCTCCGTGGGACGCTGTGTGTTACCCCTGACAGTTCAACAGTTTCTAGTCAACAGTTCAACAAGAAGTACATGGGATCTAGATATCCGATTGTACCTTGCACCATTGTTGTTACCCCTGACCTATCCACCGGAACGTACCTTGAAGCTCCAAAGTCGGCTACCTTTGCTGCCAAAGTATCATCCAAAAGTATGTTAACAGATTTGATATCTCTATGAATGATAGGCACTGAAGCTGTTGAGTGAAGATAGGCTAGAGATTTAGCTGTTTCAACTGCTATCCACAGCCTATCTTCCCATGACAAAGATCTTGGTTCAGCGGTGTGAAGATGTTCATAAAGGGCACCATTGGATATGAACTCATAGACCAACAGGGGAACTTCTGTTTCAAGGCAACAACCATAGAGCTTTACCACATTTCTATGGTTGATTTGTGATAGGATGGCAACCTCGTTAATAAACTTGTCAATCTCCTTTTGAACCACCATCTTCGGTTTCTTGATGGCTACGACATGGAGGTCAGATAAGATCCCTTTGTAAACCGTACTGTGCCCTCCACCACCAAGCTCACGTGCTTTATCAAAATTGTTCGTGGCCTTCTCTATCTCTTCCAAGGTTATGATCATTTTTTCTGCAATATCAGCTCTTTGAGATACCAACTGTCGCAACAATTGCCCATGGTTATTCTCAAAGAACTGTCGCTTCAATATTTGTGCCCTTCGGTGTTTGAGCTTTTTCGAAACGGAGGATGCAGTGAAAAGGGAAAATATGACACCTGCCCCAATAACAACTCCTATTCTGATGTACTTTCCTGAAAACATAATGCATATTGGGATTAATCCGGCATGTGTATATAATACCTTCTGTCGATCTACTCGTGTTAAGAGACGAAATAAGTCAAACTAAATTTTAATTATTCAAGTAATTTGTGCATATATTGAGAATTAATGAcattagaaagaaaaaaattcagtgGATTGAAATCAGAATACCAATATATATTTCTGGGAAATACAGAAAAGACAGTGGGAACAAGATATTGAAGGCCCTAGTTGATCAGTTGCTCACCTGTAGTAGAGAAATTGTGGCGACCTGGAGATAAAAGAGAGCAGTTGATTACATATACTGTATATTACTACAATTATTATAGTATTATTTAGTGAAAATTATTTACCCATACTACATAGAATGATATTAGAATAACTAACTAACCTGGGCATCCGTCGGAGACGTAGGGGTTGGCGTCCGGTTTACCGTAGTAACCCTTTTGCAGTGGCAGGTATAGCCGCCTCTGTTTCCTCGCTTGCAGTAGCTGTGCTTGCTCTTGCACAGGCTGTCGGACACCTCCGGTGGACAATCCAAACGGGAAGACTTGATGACGTTAGCTGGCGGCGCCAGCGAGAAGCCACGCAATACTTCCCACTGCAGAAGAATGGGAATGTTCACGGGCTCCGACGGAAGCGTGCTAGAGATCCGCCCCTGATTAAACCACCCCTCCTTGGCGATAAGAATGTTGGCAGGCGGAGATTTGTCGTCATCGGAAGATGCGCCGCCCTTGTTGAACCATTTCAATTTGTAGTTGAATTGAGAGGGCACGTTGTTGCTGTACTGGGAGATGCGCGTCCTGCAGCAGCCCATGCCGTTGCACCCATTGTCCTGCTTGGTGTCGTTGTAGGAGCAGAAGGAGGCGCAGACGCTGACGATGCTCCCGTCGCTTGCCCAGCTCAGCTCTGCCATCAGGTTGCACCCTGTAAGGATTAACTCGTTGTGTGTCGATAGAGAGTAAGGCACCTCTTCATGGCCGTGGATGCTGAGGTCCAAGATTCCTTGAATTTCGGCCACTGTGCCAACCGTTGGACTCGAGATTCTGCCAGTGCTAACGCCGGTGTCAAGCACGCGCACGGTGTTGTTCCGGGTTGAGATCTCCAGGACTTGGGTGACCATGTTGCTATCGAGGAACAGACGTGGTGGCTCGTGGCCTGTGTCGTCGCACGTGAGATTGAACCCTTCAAGATAGCAGTCTTGGCCTTGGCCCACGCCAAATGGATACGGCACCGACATGTCCCCGCAGGAAAGTCGGCAGCCACCTGGAGcattcaaaacaaaatttgaagCATCAGACCCTTtaatttctttattttatctATCTTCAATAACTTATTTGAGGTAAGTACATTTCTTCATCTCTCCGGTCAAAAATATATTCCTTTTTCTCATGTTTCTAAAGTTTGGTCTCTTATCAAATCCGAAGCATCACTAAAAGCGCAATAAAAATAACTAATACCCACTTTCAACAGTCCGGAACCAAACATCTAGATATCAGACGCCATATTTTGCGGATCATGTTGCTAAAGGAGATATAACTTTTAGTCATGTAAGAACGGAAAAAAACAATTAGCGGTATCTTCACCAAACCCCAAGATGAGGTAAGGTTCCATGAGTTGAGCACAGTGGGCTACATATCATATGTATTTGTTGCAAACTAGTAAACACACATGCTCATTGCATTCGTATTGTTGGTTGATTTTTGGAGCTTAAGTTGGTGAACATGTCTAGGGGAAACATGGTTTACTCTGAATTAATCAATGGGAAATGCATAATGATAGCTTGCTCGTACCATCCTCGCCGTCCAGGCCTGCTGAAGACGTCGAGATTCGGAAATGATGCACGCGCGTGGTGCGCTGCAAAGGAGACGCCTTGACAGGATACGACCTGCAGTCAACACCATTCTTATTGTCGCTCCCCCCACCCGAATCCCGTGAGTTGATTTGGTGAAGTAGTTCGATTTTGGAGGAAGATGAGCACTTGCTGGCGGCGCGTCTTCGGCTAGCAATGGAGAAGAGGGGAAGCGTGGGGTTGACGCCGCCACTCACTCCCCATAGgctgagcagcagcagccaccgcCTGCGGCGGTTGCGACGAATTGGGCGCTCAGGCAGGCGTTAAGGGTCGGCAGGCTGTGAGCCTGATAGGCTGACACTCTCGTCACACCGCGCAGCTAGGCAGCGTGGCCGGGTGGTGAGCGTGGAGCCAGAGCGCGGCGCGTAGAAGAACCCCTCGCGGTCGGACTTGCCGGCGCCCCGCACGTCGCGGGGGTTGTCGACGAGGAGTTGTCCGTGAACTCGCTGTTCTCGACCGGCTCGGCTCGATTTCTCCGGCGATCCACGGAACAAGGCTCGGCCCGAGCTTTCCGCGAGCTCGCGGCGGCAGGTCACGGCCATGTCGACCAAGCTTCGCCGGCAGGCAGATCGAAGCATCAGGTGGACGCGGAAGTAGCAGAAGGCgcagggaggaagagggcGTCGGCACCATTGCGCTCGTAGAGAGGAAGAGATCTGCAGGTTGACGCGAGGGCAAGTTCAGCAGTGGGGCTAGGCGGAGTGCAGCGGGCGGCAAGAGACGGGACGGGAGCGGTGGCCTGCGGCAAGagccgacgccgccgcaaccaccagaggaggagggggatcGAACCCGACCCGGGCCTGTAGGAGTCGGGAGAGTGACTGAGCTGGGCTGAAAAGGTATTCGGGCTTTGGGCTCGCGCCCGATCGACCCCATTTTACATGCTCTCCTGGGCCTTTGGAATCTGCGGGCCGAGCACGAGCTCCTCCTAGCCCAGGCGAGCCGAGCCCAAGAAATAGAATAAAAATCTTAATAATGCTAACTAGTGCGAACAGCGTATCTAGCTATAGTACTCTGTACTCCCAAAGTTGTAGAGTAGTTTTGCTGACCTGTGACGAGACCGGTGCAGCCACCACGCCGGTAAGGGTCGCCTTGGGTTCCTAGCGGGCAAGTGCAGCGGGCTAAATCACCGTAGTGGCAACGATCTGCATGTACAGCCAACCATCAAGTCCAATTAATTTGGTAGTATAGGAGTATGTTCTAGAAAAGTAGAAAAAATGATCTAATTAACACGAGTAATTAAGTGCTTAAGTACCGCTGCAGCCGTGGGTGACATAGGGATTGCCCTGGAAACCTTTATCACAGGAGCAAGTGTAGCCAATTGTACCCTTGCGGCAGGTGCTGTGGTGGCTCTTGCAGACTCTGCCAGCTGCTTCCTCGGGGCACTGGTAATCGGTGCTGTTGCGGCGATAAGCCGGCTCtacgccgtcgccgacgatCTCCCATTGCAGCCAAATGGGCACCTGCAACTGCAATGCCGCCTCGTCATCCTGATCTGCTGGTGCCGGGTCGGTAGCGAGCCAGACATGCTCGAACCACCCCTTCTCCGCGAGGAACACGCGAGTGGGGAGCCGCACCTCGTCTGAGGCGCGGTTCCAACTCAAGTATGTGAGCTCAACCTTGTAGGATGTGAGGTAGCCGAGGTGAACCTTAATTGTTAGAGATACAAAAATTGAGTTTAAGcgttagttagagataaggaGACAGCTGAGATAGCAAGGTTTAAACCTACAACAACTTGTCATCTTGTACTCCAAGTCTATCGCCTCACATTGTATGTACTCGGGTCAGATCGATCAATTAATAGAGCACCAAGTCTCATGGAACAGGGAGTGCCGGAGCATCTTTCTACAAACCTGGTGCTGGCGGTTGACGACGATATCCGCCTGGCAGCAGTGAGTGCCGGAGCACGGCAACGAGTCGCGCGTGAGCATGTAGGGCGCCGTGGTGGTCTCGTAGGTCTCGCAGACGGAGGAGCAGCTGGCCATGGTGATGTTGCCGTTCTTGAGCGTCGCCCGGACGTTGCAGCCAGTCAGGGTGAGCTGGTTCTTGCCGCTCCACAGCTTGTAGGGCATGCCGTCGAGGCTGCCGCCGTGGCTGGCTGTGCGTGTCACGCGCAGGAAGGGGTACGTCAAGTAGAGCTCCTCGATTTGGAGGGTGCCGTTGCCGAGCAGCAGCCGCGGGGTCTTGCTTTTTTTACCGGCCGTGCGGTGGTCGCAGGTGAGCTTGAAGCCTGGCCAGTAGCACCTGGAAGGGCCCATGCCGAACGGGTACGGCACCTTCTTGTCGCCGCAGGTGATGTCGCAGTTGGGCATCCCGATCGCCTCCTCTGGTTCAACTACTGCTCCGGTGCCCAACgacatcagcagcagcagtggcacTACCGGCGACATGGCCATCGTCTACTGGTGTTGGGCGCTATATCGATATCG
The Brachypodium distachyon strain Bd21 chromosome 2, Brachypodium_distachyon_v3.0, whole genome shotgun sequence genome window above contains:
- the LOC100835627 gene encoding wall-associated receptor kinase 5 yields the protein MPNCDITCGDKKVPYPFGMGPSRCYWPGFKLTCDHRTAGKKSKTPRLLLGNGTLQIEELYLTYPFLRVTRTASHGGSLDGMPYKLWSGKNQLTLTGCNVRATLKNGNITMASCSSVCETYETTTAPYMLTRDSLPCSGTHCCQADIVVNRQHQVHLGYLTSYKVELTYLSWNRASDEVRLPTRVFLAEKGWFEHVWLATDPAPADQDDEAALQLQVPIWLQWEIVGDGVEPAYRRNSTDYQCPEEAAGRVCKSHHSTCRKGTIGYTCSCDKGFQGNPYVTHGCSGGCRLSCGDMSVPYPFGVGQGQDCYLEGFNLTCDDTGHEPPRLFLDSNMVTQVLEISTRNNTVRVLDTGVSTGRISSPTVGTVAEIQGILDLSIHGHEEVPYSLSTHNELILTGCNLMAELSWASDGSIVSVCASFCSYNDTKQDNGCNGMGCCRTRISQYSNNVPSQFNYKLKWFNKGGASSDDDKSPPANILIAKEGWFNQGRISSTLPSEPVNIPILLQWEQVFPFGLSTGGVRQPVQEQAQLLQARKQRRLYLPLQKGYYGKPDANPYVSDGCPGRHNFSTTGKYIRIGVVIGAGVIFSLFTASSVSKKLKHRRAQILKRQFFENNHGQLLRQLVSQRADIAEKMIITLEEIEKATNNFDKARELGGGGHSTVYKGILSDLHVVAIKKPKMVVQKEIDKFINEVAILSQINHRNVVKLYGCCLETEVPLLVYEFISNGALYEHLHTAEPRSLSWEDRLWIAVETAKSLAYLHSTASVPIIHRDIKSVNILLDDTLAAKVADFGASRYVPVDRSGVTTMVQGTIGYLDPMYFLLNC